In Candidatus Hydrogenedentota bacterium, the genomic stretch AAAAGATATACTTTCCAGAGGTGCTGAACATACAGATTCTCAACCTATTCGAAGGTGAACGATTATGTGGCAACCAGGAATGTGGGAGCTTGTGGTCATACTGATTATCGTGCTGGTCGTGTTCGGCACGGGCAAATTGTCGAACATCGGCAGTTCGCTCGGGACGGCCATCCGCGATTTCAAGCAAAGCGTGAAAGAGGTTCCCGAAAAGGACGACAAGCCCGAAGAGAAGAAAGACGAGGAAACGTCCTGAACCGCAGCCAGGCAGGTCCGTACACTTCAGGTTGCATGAGAGGGGCGGCTGAAGAGGGTGAGCTGCCTTTTTTATGCGTCCCTTCCCACCAAGGAGCGTCCCGCGATCGTGTTGATGGCTAGCTCGGCAAGCTGCCGGATGTCGGGATTGCTGTCTACTCGTTTGGCTTCGAGGGCTTTCGTCGCACCCATTGCATCGCGCCCCAGCGTTCTAAGTGCTTGAATAGCAGCTATTTGTACCCTCGCGCAGGGTTCACGAAGGGCGGCGACAAGGGCGGAGACAATCTCGGCGCCGCTTTCCTTTCGCTTTGCTAATGCCAATGCAGCGGCCACTCGAACGCCGCCGTCCGGGTCTCGAAGGGCACGGCGCAGGGTGTCGCGAACCTGCAGACCTTCGTTCCGGATCTGGTCGAGAGCCTCGATTGCAGCCAGACGAATCTCGGCATCGGGGCTGCGGACTGCGGCGAGCAAATGC encodes the following:
- the tatA gene encoding twin-arginine translocase TatA/TatE family subunit, yielding MWQPGMWELVVILIIVLVVFGTGKLSNIGSSLGTAIRDFKQSVKEVPEKDDKPEEKKDEETS